From Aquila chrysaetos chrysaetos chromosome 3, bAquChr1.4, whole genome shotgun sequence, the proteins below share one genomic window:
- the MLH1 gene encoding DNA mismatch repair protein Mlh1 isoform X1 yields the protein MAGVIRRLDEAVVNRIAAGEVIQRPANAIKEMIENCLDAKSTSIQVVVKEGGLKLIQVQDNGCGIRKEDLDIVCERFTTSKLQKFEDLATISTYGFRGEALASISHVAHVTVTTKTADAKCAYRATYSDGKIKAPPKPCAGNQGTQITVEDLFYNVTTRRKALKNPNEEYAKILEVVSRYAIHNSGISFSVKKQGDTVSDVRTLSNASTVDNIRSIFGNAVSRELIEVACEDASLAFKMKGYITNANYSVKKCTFLLFINHRLVESAALRKAIETVYAAYLPKSTHPFLYLSLEIDPQNVDVNVHPTKHEVHFLHEDSILERVQQHVESKLLGSNSSRLYFTQTLLPGADCSSSEVVKASANSSAVTKGTSDKVYAHQMVRTDSREQKLDAFLQPVNNLLSTGPSEVMTEVNAGPPEGAVRPQDAEMEDVSDLVEMADVEDTVMPGGLSESGHLSPETVPPRKRPREDANVEMEKVDTRKDMTAACTPRRRIINLTSVLTLQEEISNQAHANLQEMLHDHSFVGCVSPQWALAQYQTKLYLLNTTKLSQELFYQILIYDFANFGVLRLSEPAPLYELSMLALEDPESGWTEDDGPKEGLAEYIVEFLKKKTEMLKDYFSLEIDEEGNLIGLPLLIDNYVPPLEGLPMFILRLATEVNWDEEKECFESLSKELAMFYSIRKQYIIDEANVTNSQNEDSDCGSTTWKWTVEHVVYKAFRTHLLPPKHFTEDGNILQLANLPDLYKVFERC from the exons ATGGCCGGCGTGATCCGGCGGCTGGATGAAGCTGTGGTGAACCGCATCGCGGCCGGCGAGGTCATACAGAGACCGGCGAACGCCATCAAGGAGATGATAGAAAACTG tttgGATGCTAAATCTACAAGTATCCAGGTTGTAGTTAAAGAAGGTGGTCTGAAGCTCATCCAGGTCCAAGACAATGGCTGTGGTATCAGA AAAGAAGATCTGGACATTGTATGTGAGAGATTTACTACCAGTAAACTGCAAAAATTTGAAGATTTGGCTACCATTTCTACATATGGTTTTAGGGGCGAG gCATTGGCTAGCATCAGTCATGTTGCCCATGTTACTGTAACAACTAAAACAGCTGATGCAAAGTGTGCATACAG AGCTACTTACAGTGATGGAAAAATTAAAGCCCCTCCAAAACCCTGTGCTGGAAACCAAGGAACTCAGATCACG GTTGAAGATCTTTTTTACAACGTAACTACAAGgaggaaagctttaaaaaatccaaatgaaGAATATGCAAAAATACTAGAAGTTGTTAGCAG GTATGCCATCCATAACTCGGGCATCagcttttcagttaaaaag CAAGGTGATACCGTGTCAGATGTTAGAACCTTATCAAACGCCTCAACAGTGGACAACATTAGGTCCATCTTTGGAAATGCTGTTAGCAG GGAACTGATAGAAGTGGCTTGTGAAGATGCAAGTCTggcctttaaaatgaaaggctaCATCACAAATGCAAACTACTCTGTGaagaaatgtacatttttacTCTTCATAAACC ATCGATTGGTAGAATCAGCTGCTTTGCGGAAAGCCATAGAAACTGTGTATGCTGCTTATTTGCCAAAAAGTACGCATCCATTCCTATACTTAAG ccTGGAAATAGACCCCCAGAATGTCGATGTAAATGTGCACCCTACAAAACATGAGGTCCATTTCCTTCATGAAGATAGTATTCTAGAGCGTGTGCAACAACATGTAGAGAGCAAGTTATTGGGGTCTAATTCTTCAAGGCTGTACTTCACTCAG ACATTGCTTCCAGGGGCCGACTGTTCTTCCAGTGAGGTTGTAAAAGCATCAGCAAACTCTTCTGCGGTTACCAAAGGAACCAGTGATAAAGTTTATGCACATCAGATGGTCCGCACTGATTCCCGAGAACAGAAATTGGATGCTTTTCTTCAGCCAGTGAACAACCTCCTAAGTACAGGCCCCAGTGAAGTGATGACAGAGGTTAATGCAGGACCTCCGGAGGGTGCGGTCAGGCCACAGGATGCTGAAATGGAAGATGTCAGTGATCTAGTCGAAATGGCCGATGTGGAGGACACAGTGATGCCTGGGGGGCTGAGTGAGAGTGGACACTTGTCTCCTGAGACAGTGCCTCCTCG AAAGAGACCACGGGAAGATGCAAACGTAGAAATGGAGAAAGTTGACACCAGAAAGGACATgactgctgcctgcacccctaGACGAAGAATTATCAACTTGACCAGTGTATTGACTCTCCAGGAGGAAATCAGTAACCAGGCACATGCAA ACCTTCAGGAGATGCTACATGATCACTCGTTTGTTGGCTGTGTCAGTCCTCAGTGGGCTCTGGCCCAATATCAGACAAAACTGTATCTTCTCAATACAACAAAACTCAG CCAAGAACTCTTCTACCAGATACTTATTTATGACTTTGCAAACTTTGGAGTCTTAAGGTTGTCT GAGCCAGCTCCTTTATATGAGCTTTCAATGCTTGCTTTAGAGGATCCTGAAAGTGGCTGGACAGAAGATGATGGCCCAAAAGAAGGACTTGCAGAGTACATTGTGgagtttctgaaaaagaagactgaaatgttgaaagattatttttcgCTTGAAATTGATGAG GAAGGAAACCTTATTGGGTTACCACTTCTGATAGACAACTATGTTCCGCCGCTGGAAGGACTGCCTATGTTTATCCTTCGCTTGGCCACAGAG GTAAACTGGGATGAAGAAAAGGAGTGTTTTGAAAGCCTAAGTAAAGAATTAGCTATGTTCTACTCCATTAGAAAGCAATACATAATAGATGAAGCCAATGTGACAAACTCTCAG aatgAAGATTCTGACTGTGGTTCAACAACGTGGAAATGGACTGTGGAACATGTAGTTTACAAAGCTTTTAGGACTCATCTTTTACCTCCCAAACACTTCACAGAAGATGGCAACATTTTGCAGCTTGCTAACCTGCCTGACCTGTATAAAGTTTTTGAGAGATGTTGA
- the MLH1 gene encoding DNA mismatch repair protein Mlh1 isoform X2, giving the protein MAVVSEKKIWTLYVRDLLPVNCKNLKIWLPFLHMVLGARATYSDGKIKAPPKPCAGNQGTQITVEDLFYNVTTRRKALKNPNEEYAKILEVVSRYAIHNSGISFSVKKQGDTVSDVRTLSNASTVDNIRSIFGNAVSRELIEVACEDASLAFKMKGYITNANYSVKKCTFLLFINHRLVESAALRKAIETVYAAYLPKSTHPFLYLSLEIDPQNVDVNVHPTKHEVHFLHEDSILERVQQHVESKLLGSNSSRLYFTQTLLPGADCSSSEVVKASANSSAVTKGTSDKVYAHQMVRTDSREQKLDAFLQPVNNLLSTGPSEVMTEVNAGPPEGAVRPQDAEMEDVSDLVEMADVEDTVMPGGLSESGHLSPETVPPRKRPREDANVEMEKVDTRKDMTAACTPRRRIINLTSVLTLQEEISNQAHANLQEMLHDHSFVGCVSPQWALAQYQTKLYLLNTTKLSQELFYQILIYDFANFGVLRLSEPAPLYELSMLALEDPESGWTEDDGPKEGLAEYIVEFLKKKTEMLKDYFSLEIDEEGNLIGLPLLIDNYVPPLEGLPMFILRLATEVNWDEEKECFESLSKELAMFYSIRKQYIIDEANVTNSQNEDSDCGSTTWKWTVEHVVYKAFRTHLLPPKHFTEDGNILQLANLPDLYKVFERC; this is encoded by the exons ATGGCTGTGGTATCAGA AAAGAAGATCTGGACATTGTATGTGAGAGATTTACTACCAGTAAACTGCAAAAATTTGAAGATTTGGCTACCATTTCTACATATGGTTTTAGGGGCGAG AGCTACTTACAGTGATGGAAAAATTAAAGCCCCTCCAAAACCCTGTGCTGGAAACCAAGGAACTCAGATCACG GTTGAAGATCTTTTTTACAACGTAACTACAAGgaggaaagctttaaaaaatccaaatgaaGAATATGCAAAAATACTAGAAGTTGTTAGCAG GTATGCCATCCATAACTCGGGCATCagcttttcagttaaaaag CAAGGTGATACCGTGTCAGATGTTAGAACCTTATCAAACGCCTCAACAGTGGACAACATTAGGTCCATCTTTGGAAATGCTGTTAGCAG GGAACTGATAGAAGTGGCTTGTGAAGATGCAAGTCTggcctttaaaatgaaaggctaCATCACAAATGCAAACTACTCTGTGaagaaatgtacatttttacTCTTCATAAACC ATCGATTGGTAGAATCAGCTGCTTTGCGGAAAGCCATAGAAACTGTGTATGCTGCTTATTTGCCAAAAAGTACGCATCCATTCCTATACTTAAG ccTGGAAATAGACCCCCAGAATGTCGATGTAAATGTGCACCCTACAAAACATGAGGTCCATTTCCTTCATGAAGATAGTATTCTAGAGCGTGTGCAACAACATGTAGAGAGCAAGTTATTGGGGTCTAATTCTTCAAGGCTGTACTTCACTCAG ACATTGCTTCCAGGGGCCGACTGTTCTTCCAGTGAGGTTGTAAAAGCATCAGCAAACTCTTCTGCGGTTACCAAAGGAACCAGTGATAAAGTTTATGCACATCAGATGGTCCGCACTGATTCCCGAGAACAGAAATTGGATGCTTTTCTTCAGCCAGTGAACAACCTCCTAAGTACAGGCCCCAGTGAAGTGATGACAGAGGTTAATGCAGGACCTCCGGAGGGTGCGGTCAGGCCACAGGATGCTGAAATGGAAGATGTCAGTGATCTAGTCGAAATGGCCGATGTGGAGGACACAGTGATGCCTGGGGGGCTGAGTGAGAGTGGACACTTGTCTCCTGAGACAGTGCCTCCTCG AAAGAGACCACGGGAAGATGCAAACGTAGAAATGGAGAAAGTTGACACCAGAAAGGACATgactgctgcctgcacccctaGACGAAGAATTATCAACTTGACCAGTGTATTGACTCTCCAGGAGGAAATCAGTAACCAGGCACATGCAA ACCTTCAGGAGATGCTACATGATCACTCGTTTGTTGGCTGTGTCAGTCCTCAGTGGGCTCTGGCCCAATATCAGACAAAACTGTATCTTCTCAATACAACAAAACTCAG CCAAGAACTCTTCTACCAGATACTTATTTATGACTTTGCAAACTTTGGAGTCTTAAGGTTGTCT GAGCCAGCTCCTTTATATGAGCTTTCAATGCTTGCTTTAGAGGATCCTGAAAGTGGCTGGACAGAAGATGATGGCCCAAAAGAAGGACTTGCAGAGTACATTGTGgagtttctgaaaaagaagactgaaatgttgaaagattatttttcgCTTGAAATTGATGAG GAAGGAAACCTTATTGGGTTACCACTTCTGATAGACAACTATGTTCCGCCGCTGGAAGGACTGCCTATGTTTATCCTTCGCTTGGCCACAGAG GTAAACTGGGATGAAGAAAAGGAGTGTTTTGAAAGCCTAAGTAAAGAATTAGCTATGTTCTACTCCATTAGAAAGCAATACATAATAGATGAAGCCAATGTGACAAACTCTCAG aatgAAGATTCTGACTGTGGTTCAACAACGTGGAAATGGACTGTGGAACATGTAGTTTACAAAGCTTTTAGGACTCATCTTTTACCTCCCAAACACTTCACAGAAGATGGCAACATTTTGCAGCTTGCTAACCTGCCTGACCTGTATAAAGTTTTTGAGAGATGTTGA
- the MLH1 gene encoding DNA mismatch repair protein Mlh1 isoform X4, translated as MKGYITNANYSVKKCTFLLFINHRLVESAALRKAIETVYAAYLPKSTHPFLYLSLEIDPQNVDVNVHPTKHEVHFLHEDSILERVQQHVESKLLGSNSSRLYFTQTLLPGADCSSSEVVKASANSSAVTKGTSDKVYAHQMVRTDSREQKLDAFLQPVNNLLSTGPSEVMTEVNAGPPEGAVRPQDAEMEDVSDLVEMADVEDTVMPGGLSESGHLSPETVPPRKRPREDANVEMEKVDTRKDMTAACTPRRRIINLTSVLTLQEEISNQAHANLQEMLHDHSFVGCVSPQWALAQYQTKLYLLNTTKLSQELFYQILIYDFANFGVLRLSEPAPLYELSMLALEDPESGWTEDDGPKEGLAEYIVEFLKKKTEMLKDYFSLEIDEEGNLIGLPLLIDNYVPPLEGLPMFILRLATEVNWDEEKECFESLSKELAMFYSIRKQYIIDEANVTNSQNEDSDCGSTTWKWTVEHVVYKAFRTHLLPPKHFTEDGNILQLANLPDLYKVFERC; from the exons atgaaaggctaCATCACAAATGCAAACTACTCTGTGaagaaatgtacatttttacTCTTCATAAACC ATCGATTGGTAGAATCAGCTGCTTTGCGGAAAGCCATAGAAACTGTGTATGCTGCTTATTTGCCAAAAAGTACGCATCCATTCCTATACTTAAG ccTGGAAATAGACCCCCAGAATGTCGATGTAAATGTGCACCCTACAAAACATGAGGTCCATTTCCTTCATGAAGATAGTATTCTAGAGCGTGTGCAACAACATGTAGAGAGCAAGTTATTGGGGTCTAATTCTTCAAGGCTGTACTTCACTCAG ACATTGCTTCCAGGGGCCGACTGTTCTTCCAGTGAGGTTGTAAAAGCATCAGCAAACTCTTCTGCGGTTACCAAAGGAACCAGTGATAAAGTTTATGCACATCAGATGGTCCGCACTGATTCCCGAGAACAGAAATTGGATGCTTTTCTTCAGCCAGTGAACAACCTCCTAAGTACAGGCCCCAGTGAAGTGATGACAGAGGTTAATGCAGGACCTCCGGAGGGTGCGGTCAGGCCACAGGATGCTGAAATGGAAGATGTCAGTGATCTAGTCGAAATGGCCGATGTGGAGGACACAGTGATGCCTGGGGGGCTGAGTGAGAGTGGACACTTGTCTCCTGAGACAGTGCCTCCTCG AAAGAGACCACGGGAAGATGCAAACGTAGAAATGGAGAAAGTTGACACCAGAAAGGACATgactgctgcctgcacccctaGACGAAGAATTATCAACTTGACCAGTGTATTGACTCTCCAGGAGGAAATCAGTAACCAGGCACATGCAA ACCTTCAGGAGATGCTACATGATCACTCGTTTGTTGGCTGTGTCAGTCCTCAGTGGGCTCTGGCCCAATATCAGACAAAACTGTATCTTCTCAATACAACAAAACTCAG CCAAGAACTCTTCTACCAGATACTTATTTATGACTTTGCAAACTTTGGAGTCTTAAGGTTGTCT GAGCCAGCTCCTTTATATGAGCTTTCAATGCTTGCTTTAGAGGATCCTGAAAGTGGCTGGACAGAAGATGATGGCCCAAAAGAAGGACTTGCAGAGTACATTGTGgagtttctgaaaaagaagactgaaatgttgaaagattatttttcgCTTGAAATTGATGAG GAAGGAAACCTTATTGGGTTACCACTTCTGATAGACAACTATGTTCCGCCGCTGGAAGGACTGCCTATGTTTATCCTTCGCTTGGCCACAGAG GTAAACTGGGATGAAGAAAAGGAGTGTTTTGAAAGCCTAAGTAAAGAATTAGCTATGTTCTACTCCATTAGAAAGCAATACATAATAGATGAAGCCAATGTGACAAACTCTCAG aatgAAGATTCTGACTGTGGTTCAACAACGTGGAAATGGACTGTGGAACATGTAGTTTACAAAGCTTTTAGGACTCATCTTTTACCTCCCAAACACTTCACAGAAGATGGCAACATTTTGCAGCTTGCTAACCTGCCTGACCTGTATAAAGTTTTTGAGAGATGTTGA
- the MLH1 gene encoding DNA mismatch repair protein Mlh1 isoform X6 has translation MYIFTLHKPLEIDPQNVDVNVHPTKHEVHFLHEDSILERVQQHVESKLLGSNSSRLYFTQTLLPGADCSSSEVVKASANSSAVTKGTSDKVYAHQMVRTDSREQKLDAFLQPVNNLLSTGPSEVMTEVNAGPPEGAVRPQDAEMEDVSDLVEMADVEDTVMPGGLSESGHLSPETVPPRKRPREDANVEMEKVDTRKDMTAACTPRRRIINLTSVLTLQEEISNQAHANLQEMLHDHSFVGCVSPQWALAQYQTKLYLLNTTKLSQELFYQILIYDFANFGVLRLSEPAPLYELSMLALEDPESGWTEDDGPKEGLAEYIVEFLKKKTEMLKDYFSLEIDEEGNLIGLPLLIDNYVPPLEGLPMFILRLATEVNWDEEKECFESLSKELAMFYSIRKQYIIDEANVTNSQNEDSDCGSTTWKWTVEHVVYKAFRTHLLPPKHFTEDGNILQLANLPDLYKVFERC, from the exons atgtacatttttacTCTTCATAAACC ccTGGAAATAGACCCCCAGAATGTCGATGTAAATGTGCACCCTACAAAACATGAGGTCCATTTCCTTCATGAAGATAGTATTCTAGAGCGTGTGCAACAACATGTAGAGAGCAAGTTATTGGGGTCTAATTCTTCAAGGCTGTACTTCACTCAG ACATTGCTTCCAGGGGCCGACTGTTCTTCCAGTGAGGTTGTAAAAGCATCAGCAAACTCTTCTGCGGTTACCAAAGGAACCAGTGATAAAGTTTATGCACATCAGATGGTCCGCACTGATTCCCGAGAACAGAAATTGGATGCTTTTCTTCAGCCAGTGAACAACCTCCTAAGTACAGGCCCCAGTGAAGTGATGACAGAGGTTAATGCAGGACCTCCGGAGGGTGCGGTCAGGCCACAGGATGCTGAAATGGAAGATGTCAGTGATCTAGTCGAAATGGCCGATGTGGAGGACACAGTGATGCCTGGGGGGCTGAGTGAGAGTGGACACTTGTCTCCTGAGACAGTGCCTCCTCG AAAGAGACCACGGGAAGATGCAAACGTAGAAATGGAGAAAGTTGACACCAGAAAGGACATgactgctgcctgcacccctaGACGAAGAATTATCAACTTGACCAGTGTATTGACTCTCCAGGAGGAAATCAGTAACCAGGCACATGCAA ACCTTCAGGAGATGCTACATGATCACTCGTTTGTTGGCTGTGTCAGTCCTCAGTGGGCTCTGGCCCAATATCAGACAAAACTGTATCTTCTCAATACAACAAAACTCAG CCAAGAACTCTTCTACCAGATACTTATTTATGACTTTGCAAACTTTGGAGTCTTAAGGTTGTCT GAGCCAGCTCCTTTATATGAGCTTTCAATGCTTGCTTTAGAGGATCCTGAAAGTGGCTGGACAGAAGATGATGGCCCAAAAGAAGGACTTGCAGAGTACATTGTGgagtttctgaaaaagaagactgaaatgttgaaagattatttttcgCTTGAAATTGATGAG GAAGGAAACCTTATTGGGTTACCACTTCTGATAGACAACTATGTTCCGCCGCTGGAAGGACTGCCTATGTTTATCCTTCGCTTGGCCACAGAG GTAAACTGGGATGAAGAAAAGGAGTGTTTTGAAAGCCTAAGTAAAGAATTAGCTATGTTCTACTCCATTAGAAAGCAATACATAATAGATGAAGCCAATGTGACAAACTCTCAG aatgAAGATTCTGACTGTGGTTCAACAACGTGGAAATGGACTGTGGAACATGTAGTTTACAAAGCTTTTAGGACTCATCTTTTACCTCCCAAACACTTCACAGAAGATGGCAACATTTTGCAGCTTGCTAACCTGCCTGACCTGTATAAAGTTTTTGAGAGATGTTGA
- the MLH1 gene encoding DNA mismatch repair protein Mlh1 isoform X5 codes for MYIFTLHKPSIGRISCFAESHRNCVCCLFAKNLEIDPQNVDVNVHPTKHEVHFLHEDSILERVQQHVESKLLGSNSSRLYFTQTLLPGADCSSSEVVKASANSSAVTKGTSDKVYAHQMVRTDSREQKLDAFLQPVNNLLSTGPSEVMTEVNAGPPEGAVRPQDAEMEDVSDLVEMADVEDTVMPGGLSESGHLSPETVPPRKRPREDANVEMEKVDTRKDMTAACTPRRRIINLTSVLTLQEEISNQAHANLQEMLHDHSFVGCVSPQWALAQYQTKLYLLNTTKLSQELFYQILIYDFANFGVLRLSEPAPLYELSMLALEDPESGWTEDDGPKEGLAEYIVEFLKKKTEMLKDYFSLEIDEEGNLIGLPLLIDNYVPPLEGLPMFILRLATEVNWDEEKECFESLSKELAMFYSIRKQYIIDEANVTNSQNEDSDCGSTTWKWTVEHVVYKAFRTHLLPPKHFTEDGNILQLANLPDLYKVFERC; via the exons atgtacatttttacTCTTCATAAACC ATCGATTGGTAGAATCAGCTGCTTTGCGGAAAGCCATAGAAACTGTGTATGCTGCTTATTTGCCAAAAA ccTGGAAATAGACCCCCAGAATGTCGATGTAAATGTGCACCCTACAAAACATGAGGTCCATTTCCTTCATGAAGATAGTATTCTAGAGCGTGTGCAACAACATGTAGAGAGCAAGTTATTGGGGTCTAATTCTTCAAGGCTGTACTTCACTCAG ACATTGCTTCCAGGGGCCGACTGTTCTTCCAGTGAGGTTGTAAAAGCATCAGCAAACTCTTCTGCGGTTACCAAAGGAACCAGTGATAAAGTTTATGCACATCAGATGGTCCGCACTGATTCCCGAGAACAGAAATTGGATGCTTTTCTTCAGCCAGTGAACAACCTCCTAAGTACAGGCCCCAGTGAAGTGATGACAGAGGTTAATGCAGGACCTCCGGAGGGTGCGGTCAGGCCACAGGATGCTGAAATGGAAGATGTCAGTGATCTAGTCGAAATGGCCGATGTGGAGGACACAGTGATGCCTGGGGGGCTGAGTGAGAGTGGACACTTGTCTCCTGAGACAGTGCCTCCTCG AAAGAGACCACGGGAAGATGCAAACGTAGAAATGGAGAAAGTTGACACCAGAAAGGACATgactgctgcctgcacccctaGACGAAGAATTATCAACTTGACCAGTGTATTGACTCTCCAGGAGGAAATCAGTAACCAGGCACATGCAA ACCTTCAGGAGATGCTACATGATCACTCGTTTGTTGGCTGTGTCAGTCCTCAGTGGGCTCTGGCCCAATATCAGACAAAACTGTATCTTCTCAATACAACAAAACTCAG CCAAGAACTCTTCTACCAGATACTTATTTATGACTTTGCAAACTTTGGAGTCTTAAGGTTGTCT GAGCCAGCTCCTTTATATGAGCTTTCAATGCTTGCTTTAGAGGATCCTGAAAGTGGCTGGACAGAAGATGATGGCCCAAAAGAAGGACTTGCAGAGTACATTGTGgagtttctgaaaaagaagactgaaatgttgaaagattatttttcgCTTGAAATTGATGAG GAAGGAAACCTTATTGGGTTACCACTTCTGATAGACAACTATGTTCCGCCGCTGGAAGGACTGCCTATGTTTATCCTTCGCTTGGCCACAGAG GTAAACTGGGATGAAGAAAAGGAGTGTTTTGAAAGCCTAAGTAAAGAATTAGCTATGTTCTACTCCATTAGAAAGCAATACATAATAGATGAAGCCAATGTGACAAACTCTCAG aatgAAGATTCTGACTGTGGTTCAACAACGTGGAAATGGACTGTGGAACATGTAGTTTACAAAGCTTTTAGGACTCATCTTTTACCTCCCAAACACTTCACAGAAGATGGCAACATTTTGCAGCTTGCTAACCTGCCTGACCTGTATAAAGTTTTTGAGAGATGTTGA
- the MLH1 gene encoding DNA mismatch repair protein Mlh1 isoform X3 → MAGVIRRLDEAVVNRIAAGEVIQRPANAIKEMIENCLDAKSTSIQVVVKEGGLKLIQVQDNGCGIRKEDLDIVCERFTTSKLQKFEDLATISTYGFRGEALASISHVAHVTVTTKTADAKCAYRATYSDGKIKAPPKPCAGNQGTQITVEDLFYNVTTRRKALKNPNEEYAKILEVVSRYAIHNSGISFSVKKQGDTVSDVRTLSNASTVDNIRSIFGNAVSRELIEVACEDASLAFKMKGYITNANYSVKKCTFLLFINHRLVESAALRKAIETVYAAYLPKSTHPFLYLSLEIDPQNVDVNVHPTKHEVHFLHEDSILERVQQHVESKLLGSNSSRLYFTQTLLPGADCSSSEVVKASANSSAVTKGTSDKVYAHQMVRTDSREQKLDAFLQPVNNLLSTGPSEVMTEVNAGPPEGAVRPQDAEMEDVSDLVEMADVEDTVMPGGLSESGHLSPETVPPRKRPREDANVEMEKVDTRKDMTAACTPRRRIINLTSVLTLQEEISNQAHANLQEMLHDHSFVGCVSPQWALAQYQTKLYLLNTTKLSQELFYQILIYDFANFGVLRLSRILKVAGQKMMAQKKDLQSTLWSF, encoded by the exons ATGGCCGGCGTGATCCGGCGGCTGGATGAAGCTGTGGTGAACCGCATCGCGGCCGGCGAGGTCATACAGAGACCGGCGAACGCCATCAAGGAGATGATAGAAAACTG tttgGATGCTAAATCTACAAGTATCCAGGTTGTAGTTAAAGAAGGTGGTCTGAAGCTCATCCAGGTCCAAGACAATGGCTGTGGTATCAGA AAAGAAGATCTGGACATTGTATGTGAGAGATTTACTACCAGTAAACTGCAAAAATTTGAAGATTTGGCTACCATTTCTACATATGGTTTTAGGGGCGAG gCATTGGCTAGCATCAGTCATGTTGCCCATGTTACTGTAACAACTAAAACAGCTGATGCAAAGTGTGCATACAG AGCTACTTACAGTGATGGAAAAATTAAAGCCCCTCCAAAACCCTGTGCTGGAAACCAAGGAACTCAGATCACG GTTGAAGATCTTTTTTACAACGTAACTACAAGgaggaaagctttaaaaaatccaaatgaaGAATATGCAAAAATACTAGAAGTTGTTAGCAG GTATGCCATCCATAACTCGGGCATCagcttttcagttaaaaag CAAGGTGATACCGTGTCAGATGTTAGAACCTTATCAAACGCCTCAACAGTGGACAACATTAGGTCCATCTTTGGAAATGCTGTTAGCAG GGAACTGATAGAAGTGGCTTGTGAAGATGCAAGTCTggcctttaaaatgaaaggctaCATCACAAATGCAAACTACTCTGTGaagaaatgtacatttttacTCTTCATAAACC ATCGATTGGTAGAATCAGCTGCTTTGCGGAAAGCCATAGAAACTGTGTATGCTGCTTATTTGCCAAAAAGTACGCATCCATTCCTATACTTAAG ccTGGAAATAGACCCCCAGAATGTCGATGTAAATGTGCACCCTACAAAACATGAGGTCCATTTCCTTCATGAAGATAGTATTCTAGAGCGTGTGCAACAACATGTAGAGAGCAAGTTATTGGGGTCTAATTCTTCAAGGCTGTACTTCACTCAG ACATTGCTTCCAGGGGCCGACTGTTCTTCCAGTGAGGTTGTAAAAGCATCAGCAAACTCTTCTGCGGTTACCAAAGGAACCAGTGATAAAGTTTATGCACATCAGATGGTCCGCACTGATTCCCGAGAACAGAAATTGGATGCTTTTCTTCAGCCAGTGAACAACCTCCTAAGTACAGGCCCCAGTGAAGTGATGACAGAGGTTAATGCAGGACCTCCGGAGGGTGCGGTCAGGCCACAGGATGCTGAAATGGAAGATGTCAGTGATCTAGTCGAAATGGCCGATGTGGAGGACACAGTGATGCCTGGGGGGCTGAGTGAGAGTGGACACTTGTCTCCTGAGACAGTGCCTCCTCG AAAGAGACCACGGGAAGATGCAAACGTAGAAATGGAGAAAGTTGACACCAGAAAGGACATgactgctgcctgcacccctaGACGAAGAATTATCAACTTGACCAGTGTATTGACTCTCCAGGAGGAAATCAGTAACCAGGCACATGCAA ACCTTCAGGAGATGCTACATGATCACTCGTTTGTTGGCTGTGTCAGTCCTCAGTGGGCTCTGGCCCAATATCAGACAAAACTGTATCTTCTCAATACAACAAAACTCAG CCAAGAACTCTTCTACCAGATACTTATTTATGACTTTGCAAACTTTGGAGTCTTAAGGTTGTCT AGGATCCTGAAAGTGGCTGGACAGAAGATGATGGCCCAAAAGAAGGACTTGCAGAGTACATTGTGgagtttctga